TCCAGGTCGCAATTGTGGGGCGGTAGTATAGCGtaggtataaatttattcggatctaggatgggatcaaataaagaatattcatcGTAGATCCACCAGCGTATATTCATTAACATACTGATTGTACATCAAAGTAATATACTCGGGggtatgattttgttgtgatacCATTTGGTACATACACAGAATGTGCATCACAGTATAACCATATTAGGTACACAGTggacgaaaaagctaaaaaatatcTCAATTTCCATTACTCCCAAACGTTTGTTCCTAAATTGTACGAACAGTTGGTCAAATGGTTAGAGAGGTGAGCTACGGAATTGAAGATCAGTAGTTCAAGTCTCGGGGtagacttttatcttttaatttctgacAGAAATCATATCCAAAGATGGATGTTATTTAAGGATACTGTGTATAAACAAACCGGTATATTCAAGGGACATACAAATGGTACGTGCGGGGAAGGGGAAATAAGGATAAACATGAAGCATTCCATGGATATGCTGTTTGTATCTCCCTTATCCTTGGGAGTACGCTTCAGTCATATCCATGGTACATCGCTGTGTTAGTAGGGTTGATCCGCCAATTTTGTTCCAAAGAGCAGTCATTTTGGACAAAGCTTGACGAAGGGCATTTCGTTTTGGAAAAGACTTATTATCAAAATTTGAGAGTTCTATGTCAACACTAGCAATCAAGTTCAATGTGTGTGAGGAACAcctaaggaaaacaaattttcagtAATAGCTTtgcaaacccaaaaaatatttcaccttAAATGAGTAGGAAGAATAATTGGCGAATCTAATAGATCGGCTGAGAGGGCATCGTAAGCTGATGTCTGCAAATTTGCTGCCATGTGGGCTGCTATTTCATAATCAGCAGCTGGGCGCCATAAATCACCCTCAGTGCCACTCATGGCTTCGGTGAAAGTCTTTGGTTcgtaaaataaagaagtggCCTTGAAAGCCGTAGAGATAAGCGCCGAAATGGATAATGAAGGAGAAAGATGAACGGCACAGGCACCTGTCATTTCAATTGGAAACATCTTCTTATGGACCAGACCACGAAGAGATTTTCGAACCCGTTGAGCAACAGGACGAACCACTGGTGGAGGGATGACAAGAGAATTTTTAGGTGTACCGATATCAACTGCATCAGGAGTTTCAACATTGGTCAGAGGTATACTGTGTGTTGAAAGTGGTGTTGGAATGGGCAAAGGAGACGCCGGCCAATATGGTAGGTTCATATACTTTATTATGTCATGAGATGTGAGTGCATCCAGTCGCTTCAACAAATACACGACTCGCCTTCTGTTCTTCACTTTCTCCAACGTAGATGCCTTTTGTAGCCTTAGGGTCGAGTTTATGACGTAGAACATCAGGCGTAAAAAAATAGGCCACCGATCCAAAAACGTGAAGATTCGGAATGTCAGGTGATTTTCCAAACCAACGTTGATAGGGAGTAATAATTTCTGATTTCGAAATGGTCCGGTTCAAAACATACACGGAGTAGTTAATGGCCTCAGCCCACAATTTAAGCGGGACACCTTTCTCGTGTATTTGGCTCCTAGCTGATTCGACTTTCAACCGATGATCACGTTCAGCTATGCCATTTTGTTCGGGGGTATACGTCACGCTGGTTTGTAGTTGTATCCCCAACAAACTCAGTTGATTTTTCAGATAGTTGTTGATGTGTTCTGTTTTACCATCACCTCTCAGAAGTTGGACGTGGCGGCCAGTGGCGGTGAACACAGTCTTCACAAAATCGAGGAAGCAGTCAGCAATCTCCGATTTATGCTTGAGAAAATAcacagtattgtattttctGTACACGTCCTTGAACAGAACATAATACCGGGCACCTctaactgagtcaacttccATCGGGCCAACGAGGTCCGATACAATACAATCTACGACATTTTCGTAAATGGTGGTGCTCTTGATGAACGGTTGCTTGTGCATTTTTCCTACTTGGCAGCCATGACAGCACTCATTCAATGAAGGAGATCCTGGAGTAATCAGCATTCCCAAGACTCCCATTTCAGAAGCCATTCGCTTGATGATTCTTCTATTTGCATGGCCAAGGCGTTAATGCCATATATTTAGATTGGTTTGACAAGTGGCGGCAGCTAAAACTGAATCTTGATGAGTGATGACTACAGCATCGACTTTGTAGAGGATTTCACCAGATCGTGAAGCTGTCATGGTGATTATTTTATCTCGTTCAACAATGGCATTCACACCACTGAAGGAAACAGTATATTCACCGATGGAAAGGCAAGCAATCGAAATCAGGGTCACCTCCAGTCCAGGAACGTATAAAACGTTCTTCAATTCTCCGTTCAAATTGGCTCCATTTACACACGTGGTCAACTTGATTGTTCCAATTCCCACCGCATGAAGAAGTTTACCACCAATGTCATTAATCGGCCAACTGCCAGGTGAGATGTCACTAAGTTCCACGAAGAATCTAGTTGCTCCAGGGTCTAGAACAATAGCATCAAGTTCAACTGCTGACAAACAGCAAACGGAAATGAGGGAGAAATCAACTCGTCGTTGAGAGCCTCCTTCTCCATCGTTGTACGTTCATTTTGACAAAGAGGGTTGCTTCTCACCTTGATCTTCAATCCGTTTTCGACATTCAAATTCGTAGTTCTCTATTAACCAAATCTCGTGGTGGTCCATTATTACGACTTCGACCACCTCGAAATCCACGattgaattttcctttttgaatcaATGCTTGAAGagcattgttttcttctcgAGTAGAAGGAGTGtgacttttctcttcttactTCAATGCGTCGTTGCTCAGAAACGGTTCTTGCTCGGAGAGAGTCCATAGTTCATTCGTTGTTTGGTACGTTATCCCATGAAGATAGAAATCCAAATCTGGCAGGAAGACTACACATGATTGTGGTAATAAAGTTATCATGTTCGGTTATGTTCAGACCAAGATCGTTTAATTATGTAGCCATCGATTCTATTGCTGTGACGTGGATCATAATGTCCTGACTGGATGTTGGTCGAAGATTGAGAAAATCTATATGCAACATATGCTTATTATCAGCAGCACGCTGTAAATACTGTGTCTCAAGTATTTTCCACAGTCCTGGTTCTGCTGTTAAGTAGTGCAATTTTTCTAACTTCATCGCAGCTATTAAAGATGAGGAATCTTGCATGGTAATCTCTCATTTTCCAATCTTCTTTCTCGTCACCATTGGCAAGCATAGGGTTTGCTACATTCTCTTCAAATTCTTGGACTGGCATTAGATGCTCACCCTACAGATATCGACAAAGAATAAGAATGTAGTGTTAGAATGCTTTATTCTCTTCCAATTTATTCTGAATTGGGGGTTTACCTCAACGATagatttcaaattctttggATAGAACATCATCTCCATGTTGTTTTTCCAAGTAGTAAAGTTTTTGGCAAACAAACCTTGTGGTGTTTAATCACTTCTAATAAGAAATTGATAGCCATTTTAGAGTATGATTATAACAAATAACCGTCActtctgggcccataacctgttagAGTATGAGCGGCCACATTAATCACATATCTAGTTAGCCATTGAATTAATACAGTTAACATGTGGGCGAGAATAACTTACTTTCTTGTATTCAGTTAAGCACTCGTATAAAACAAACACTTCAGAGAGAGATCAGAAAGAAGTGAATACTCAAGTTTCAATATCTTGATCAAAACGTCACACACACGTTTCTGTCGTCGAGCAGACAATCATCGGTTTCAGAAACCCCGTGTTCACACAATCCGTGGAATGTCTCCTCAACAATTTGAtgtgatttttctatttgaaattaaaggaataattgtttttggtttctaAATTGTCAAAGAATTGCTGAAAAAGCAAGCTGCAAATCTTGGTCGTCATTTCTGCACCGGTACATCCGAAGAAGTATTATATGCCTGcagataattattttaaaaaatattttatagttAGCGAAACTTACATTTCCATTACCACATAGCCAACTTTGACAAGAGATAGAATAATCAACAAATCGGTTATGTACGAAACAACGATCcttttctaggaaaaagcttagCCACTACAAATGTAACACGTTATACTAAATGCTATGTGCAAAGAAGCTCGATTTCATCCCATCTTCTCACTTCTATTAAAATCGTTGTCTCTTTAGTCCGGCATTCAAGTTATAATTTTCAGCAGCTTCATGTACACATTTAACAACAGTGTTTACACGAACTTATCAGCCCACTAACTAACTATTAAGTGAATGTAAAATGAGCAGTAATTTCATGTCACGAGTATTCGGTGTTCAGCGATTTGGtgccaacatttcaaatttttaagtttttttaataggCTTTAGCTTTTTGACGTTGAGTACCAATGGGACGATGATTCTTCATCAAATAGTCGCTGTGTTCCTGGAACGAAGAGCTGTTGAAAATAGTCTCGGTCCACAAATCAGGTGTCAAGTAGGCGTACGTCTTGGCGATGGCAGCGTAAGTTGCCTTGGCTGGAAGGGAGAAAGCGAAACGTTTAACAACCAAAAGCAATAAGTTAACGTAAATTCATCGAATATTTAAGTTACCGAAGTTGCCAAGGGTGCCAGTGCTACCACGAGCAGCAGTGTAGCAATCCTCAATACCAGCAATTTGCAAAAGCTTCTTGGGGACAGGTGCTGAGACGATACCAGAACCGCAAAGGCCTGGGATCAAACGTACCAAGACGGAGCCGCACTTGCCAGTAATTTTGCAAGGGACGGTATGGGGTTTACCGATCTTGTTACCCCAGTAACCACGACGAACGGGTACAACAGAAAGATTGGCCATGATGATTGCTCCACGAATGGCAGTGGCGACTTCCTTAGAGCACTTGTTTGCAAGACCAATGTGGCCTTTGCAGTCACCAATAGCTATGGAACAACAAAACATTACATATTTGCCAAACAGGTTTACTTCATGTGATCTAACCAACAACAGCCTGTTTAAAGCAAGTACAATGACCAACTCTGGTTTGCCTCTGGGTAGGCATGATTTTCTAAACCTCAAGGGCACTTCCAAGAAAACAATCGATTCCAACCCCTGTAAATACAAACTGTCCATTGGTGTTAGTTCAAACAAGTTCAAAACTAATTTTGCTCGTCTTgatggggagagagagaaggtagATCTCCTCTAAGCTGCGAATCTTGCCATCGCGGACCAGACGGTCGAATTGTTGAAGAGAACCCATTCCTTCCCCCATGTCCACCATAACCACCACGACCACGGGCTGGAGCAACATCCACCATTGCTGAAATTGCACAATTCAAGTAGTGTTATTTTAATCAAACTAGCCTGATGTTGACATCATTgacttcaacaacaaaaatttcagtAAATCTTCGGAAAACTTGTCAAACAACGAACTAAGGACTTAAACACATTTAAAATTGATATTCTTGTGCAGAttgaatgtgaaaaaaatgcaatgatTGACGATTAACTAAAGTGTAATTGTTCTCACCTATGTGAAatatagaagaaaataaaacaaaatgcgAGGAAGTTTGTTAAGAATCCCAGGGTTGCAAATTCAAACTTGTTGTCAACAAATAACAATGATAAGCCGGAATAAACAAACGACTGACAAGCGCTGAAAAAcgacaaattaaaaagaatgcaattttttatttgtcagaTTTCTAGATAAATATTAACTGCTTGTTATTTAATAAACGTTCTTTTCACTTAATTTTATGTCATGAAAATTGATATAAACATACAAAAAGTTTGACATGTGCAGAGAATGAAACCATCTAGTTCATTGATTTgagatgattttattttctttgtgccagTCATATTCTAATGATAAGAATAGAATTTGCTGTGTGCATAGTTGCTACGCCGTTTTGACCGATATCTTATACAACTACTTATCGCATCGCTTCGACAATATGAGTAGAACTATTAAACTTTCAAGCCATATAACGATGATAGGGTATTTTCGAGGTGACAAacctcttgaaaaaatgatCCCCGTAAAAAATTACCCTAGCCTagttaaaaaccaaaaatctttattttctttatctttatcaGAGTCTTCTTCaagtttcaaagaaaaaaagcgcagAGATATTAATAACAACAGTCACTGTATCAAAGAAGACTTATATTTCTCTTGATGTTACTATTACCATTGAGAAGAATTCTTTGTTGGAACATGGCAGTTATGCACACTTCATTAATAATACCGCTAGCAACATGTATCCAATTGTTCCTGTCAAAAACCTTGACTGGCCCTTTCAAATGAACAAAGTTCGTGTGTGAAGCTTCTTGCTTTTCGGTAAATCCAAGTTCTCCGCCCATATCCTAAAATCTTGCTGTAATACAACGTAATAAAAGTTGAGACATGAATAAGAAAAGTTATGAACAATCAAACCTCGTTGACGCTGTTAGctaaaattgtgtttttgatTTCCATCGCTGAGACAAGTGGATCTCATTAGTCACCgttatattaatttttttatagccTTACGAAAAAACTTAATTTCCAAAATTGAttgacattaaaaaataaaagtcactTGCTTTGGTATGAAGATATGGTGGTACCCACTGATTCCatcgaaatatttttcgcCTCCAAGTATAATGCTCcatttataaattgttttcaattctttcgtcttttaacattctttttataaatttacagcacctaaaacaaaatttttactattagaatcaaaggaaaacaaaaattgttgtgtGAAGTGTTAATTAATAATCGCAGCAGATATGATAAATTCTATTCCCCTCTGCCCCCTGATTAATATTAAAACAGTTACAAGCTAGACTTCACACTCTCATCTAATCAAAATGGTTTTTACAGTTGATCAATTGTTTATCATTCAagattatgtaaaaaaaaccgGGTCACGTGTGTTTCTATTGCACAATATACGAGAAGATGCAGAGGGTTTGTGCGAACAACAAAGTATTGATAGAGAAATACCCAGGGAACTTAGAATGGGCGACTCTCCTGCCTACACCTTTTGCTGTAATGCCATTCATAATGTTGAGAACTACAAAGAGGGAGGTTACAACCCttgattaaataattaatcgcaacctaacctaacctaatcTGATTTATGCCAGAAGACTGGTGTTAAAGGAACCTGGATTGGATGAATTTTTTGGcccaacaaattttgttttaaagaaaatataccTACAAAGACTTCACGATCCGTTTCTGAAAGACGAATACAAAGCTAGAATGGACACAATCAGTTCTTGTCGAACAAGGTTCGTTGAGCTGGAAATAATCCATACAAACTGTGTTGATAAAATATCAGAGGAAACGGTTGAAGTTGAACTTGATATGTTTTCAGAAGAATATAACCTTCATGTCGACTTAGTAAGTCAAAAGAAAGATATAAGATAAATCTATATAACCAGAATTGTAAATCCCATTTTTTAATACAGGTTATTTAGTCTGCATCCAAATGGAAGTTCAAAGGAAATAGCATCCTACAAGCTAAAAGGGGGCAGCTAtgc
This window of the Daphnia pulex isolate KAP4 chromosome 5, ASM2113471v1 genome carries:
- the LOC124193395 gene encoding LOW QUALITY PROTEIN: 40S ribosomal protein S2-like (The sequence of the model RefSeq protein was modified relative to this genomic sequence to represent the inferred CDS: inserted 2 bases in 1 codon; substituted 1 base at 1 genomic stop codon); translation: MVDVAPARGRGGYGGHGGRNGXSLQQFDRLVRDGKIRSLEEIYLLSLPIKTSKIRVGIDCFLGSALEVXKIMPTQRQTRVGHCTCFKQAVVAIGDCKGHIGLANKCSKEVATAIRGAIIMANLSVVPVRRGYWGNKIGKPHTVPCKITGKCGSVLVRLIPGLCGSGIVSAPVPKKLLQIAGIEDCYTAARGSTGTLGNFAKATYAAIAKTYAYLTPDLWTETIFNSSSFQEHSDYLMKNHRPIGTQRQKAKAY